In a single window of the Eriocheir sinensis breed Jianghai 21 chromosome 61, ASM2467909v1, whole genome shotgun sequence genome:
- the LOC126986289 gene encoding collectin-12-like isoform X3 produces MVMMVVVGEVQLEAVVVVLVVMVVVTAAAPVTTFLAVARDMAPPPLVTSFTTKTNGTTVSANLAQCGQLCFAATVERCLAFVWRPLTLPVLTSTNTINSSSGRELGLEGSCEFLSCLPHPASLVAYPGAQLFVVKTGDSPSPPPAFKPSLVPESYSMACTFAFKVFSVPELSQWQASKHCAQDGARLAVFKSYEDEAAVSLDVRHTESYWIGLTDSQREGTWRWADRSEVKYSNWDTGQPNNFARGREDQDCVVLFKGRWNDRQCRQTFGFICQVPLLYR; encoded by the exons atggtgatgatggtggtggtgggggaggtccAGCTAGAAgcagttgtggtggtgttggtggtgatggtggtggtgacagcagCCGCCCCGGTCACCACCTTCCTGGCCGTGGCTAGGGACATGGCCCCGCCACCCCTGGTCACCTCCTTCACTACCAAGACCAATGGCACCACCGTCTCTGCCAACCTGGCTCAGTGCGGACAGTTGTGTTTTGCTGCAACAGTTGAGCGCTGTTTGGCCTTTGTGTGGCGGCCACTCACTCTGCCTGTTCTG accagcaccaacaccatcaacagtAGCAGTGGCAGGGAGCTTGGTTTAGAGGGGAGTTGTGAGTTCCTGTCATGCCTGCCCCACCCTGCCTCCCTCGTGGCCTACCCTGGCGCACAGCTCTTTGTGGTCAAGACCGGAGACTCTCCCAGCCCTCCCCCGGCCTTCAAGCCCAGCCTAG TGCCAGAGAGCTACTCCATGGCATGCACCTTTGCCTTCAAGGTGTTCAGTGTCCCAGAGCTGAGCCAGTGGCAGGCCTCCAAGCACTGTGCCCAGGATGGTGCCCGTCTCGCTGTGTTCAAG aGTTATGAGGATGAGGCAGCAGTGAGTTTGGACGTCAGACACACAGAGTCCTACTGGATTGGGCTGACAGACAGCCAGCGGGAGGGTACATGGCGCTGGGCTGACC GGAGTGAGGTGAAGTATTCCAACTGGGACACTGGCCAGCCCAACAACTttgcaaggggaagggaggaccaGGACTGTGTGGTGCTGTTCAAGGGCCGCTGGAACGACCGCCAGTGCCGCCAAACCTTTGGGTTCATCTGCCAGGTGCCTCTGCTGTACCGCTGA